The Clostridiisalibacter paucivorans DSM 22131 genome includes a window with the following:
- a CDS encoding sensor histidine kinase gives MNLLTNKDIRHLFWMILAILTLALFFSLIFSQLIVYDFKVQMLTHDYEVAGYLLERGSKPSNVSAVFAARKTEEELLSGKNFLQSLGYKADINNQLLPDTNTFILKYRLYSTLFVVIFGISIIIIFFLYFKRQQNTIEKANTAINTFMNGDATARIDSDKEGSLYKLFDSINSIITSLNAHVEVEKHTKEFLKNLIADISHQLKTPLAALKMYNEIIQEEINNEEIVKNFTVKMESSIERMEILIRNLLKITKLDTGTIVLNKKEENIRSIVKESISSLETRAVKEQKSITLNGSDNAVLYCDEDWLIEAIGNLVKNALDHMGAGEKVEILWEETSVITKIIIKDNGSGIHPEDIHYIFKRFYRSRFSQNTHGVGLGLSLAKSIVEAHNGTITVDSTLGKGSFFALNFLKLTNM, from the coding sequence ATGAATTTGCTTACAAACAAAGATATTCGTCATTTATTTTGGATGATTTTAGCTATTCTAACATTGGCTTTATTTTTTAGCTTAATTTTTTCGCAACTGATTGTTTACGATTTTAAAGTACAGATGCTTACTCATGATTATGAGGTTGCAGGATACCTGTTGGAGCGTGGATCAAAGCCATCTAATGTTTCTGCTGTATTTGCAGCTAGAAAAACAGAAGAAGAACTTTTGTCCGGGAAAAATTTTTTGCAGTCATTAGGATATAAAGCAGATATTAATAACCAGTTGTTACCAGATACAAATACATTTATCTTAAAGTATCGTTTATATTCTACTTTATTTGTGGTTATATTTGGAATATCCATTATAATTATTTTTTTTCTATATTTTAAACGTCAGCAAAATACGATTGAAAAAGCTAATACTGCTATTAACACTTTCATGAATGGTGATGCTACAGCACGAATTGATAGTGATAAAGAAGGAAGCTTATATAAATTATTTGATTCCATTAATTCAATAATTACTTCTCTGAATGCACATGTTGAAGTGGAAAAACATACCAAGGAGTTTTTAAAAAATTTGATAGCAGATATTTCTCATCAGTTAAAAACACCTCTTGCTGCTTTAAAAATGTACAACGAAATCATACAAGAAGAAATTAACAATGAAGAAATAGTGAAAAATTTCACAGTTAAAATGGAAAGTTCTATAGAACGTATGGAAATTTTGATACGAAATCTTTTAAAAATTACAAAACTGGATACAGGAACAATCGTACTGAATAAAAAAGAAGAAAATATTCGTTCAATTGTAAAAGAGAGTATTTCCAGTCTTGAAACTAGAGCTGTAAAGGAGCAGAAAAGCATTACTCTAAACGGCTCAGATAATGCTGTCCTATATTGTGATGAGGATTGGCTGATAGAAGCCATAGGAAACCTTGTTAAGAATGCACTAGATCACATGGGAGCAGGGGAAAAAGTCGAAATTTTATGGGAAGAAACTTCTGTTATTACAAAAATAATCATTAAAGATAATGGTAGCGGTATTCATCCAGAGGATATACATTATATATTTAAACGCTTTTATCGAAGTCGATTTTCACAGAATACACATGG
- a CDS encoding response regulator transcription factor: MKKILLVEDDLNLIDGLEYFIKKNGFHVDIARTVKEAFSLYEDHKYDLLVLDLALPDGTGFEICKKVRLTSTVPIIFLTASDEEVNIVMGLDIGGDDYITKPFKLNELISRIKALLRRAKDFQKETSTVSSNGVTIEFLNNRALKNGQILELTFAEYKLLSLLMKNSNIVLTRQKILDKLWDGDGDFIDDNTLSVYIRRLRCKIEDDPNYPKMLLTVRGIGYKWNVVK, encoded by the coding sequence ATGAAAAAAATATTATTAGTTGAAGATGATTTAAATTTAATTGATGGATTAGAGTATTTTATCAAAAAAAATGGGTTTCATGTTGATATAGCAAGAACTGTTAAAGAAGCTTTTTCTCTTTATGAAGACCATAAATATGACCTACTAGTTTTGGATTTAGCGCTACCGGATGGTACAGGTTTTGAAATTTGCAAAAAAGTGAGACTTACATCAACTGTCCCCATTATATTTCTAACAGCTTCTGATGAGGAAGTAAATATCGTTATGGGATTAGATATTGGGGGAGATGATTATATAACAAAGCCATTTAAATTAAATGAATTAATTTCTAGAATAAAGGCATTACTTCGTAGAGCAAAAGATTTTCAAAAAGAGACTTCTACAGTGTCTTCAAATGGAGTTACTATTGAGTTTTTGAACAATCGTGCTTTAAAAAATGGGCAGATTCTAGAGCTAACTTTTGCTGAATATAAATTGCTTAGTTTGCTTATGAAAAATTCAAATATTGTTTTAACAAGACAAAAGATACTTGACAAACTATGGGATGGAGATGGTGATTTCATAGATGATAACACTCTTTCTGTGTATATACGCAGACTGCGCTGTAAAATTGAAGATGATCCCAACTATCCTAAAATGCTTCTCACTGTACGTGGTATTGGCTATAAATGGAATGTGGTTAAATAA